The Canis aureus isolate CA01 chromosome 11, VMU_Caureus_v.1.0, whole genome shotgun sequence genome has a segment encoding these proteins:
- the CALM2 gene encoding calmodulin-2 isoform X2, translating into MADQLTEEQIAEFKEAFSLFDKDGDGTITTKELGTVMRSLGQNPTEAELQDMINEVDADGNGTIDFPEFLTMMARKMKDTDSEEEIREAFRVFDKDGNGYISAAELRHVMTNLGEKLTDEEVDEMIREADIDGDGQVNYEEFVQMMTAK; encoded by the exons AATTCAAAGAAGCCTTTTCACTATTTGACAAGGATGGTGATGGAACTATAACAACAAAGGAATTGGGAACTGTAATGAGGTCTCTTGGGCAGAATCCCACAGAAGCAGAGTTACAGGACATGATTAATGAAGTAGATGCTGATG GAAATGGCACAATTGACTTCCCGGAATTTCTGACAATGAtggcaagaaaaatgaaagacacagacagtgAAGAAGAAATTAGAGAAGCATTCCGTGTGTTTGATAAG GATGGCAATGGCTATATTAGTGCAGCAGAGCTTCGCCATGTGATGACAAACCTGGGAGAGAAGTTAACAGATGAAGAGGTTGATGAAATGATCAGGGAAGCAGATATTGATGGTGATGGTCAAGTAAACTATGAAG agtttGTACAAATGATGACAGCAAAGTGA